AGAATAACAtgtatttcacttttttatttatttatgtagaTTTAAGCTCTTTACGGTTGGCACGATTCAAGTCTAGTGCAACAAACCTTCTCTTGTCGAGTCCAAAACTCCACTGAAAGAACACCTCTCTTTACTTAGAAATTCTCTGGATATGTCCATTTTCGTTTATATTATTACAGTTGGGCCCAATTTTCacatttacaaattaataatgATTCTCTCTTCTTATCAATGAAGGATTCTACATTTGATAATATACTATCTCCTCACTTACCATATTAAAATctcatatctttttattaaatttaccaatttattattcattaatttattaaaataacaatttaaaattaaaatgatcaaCAACAATGTTTGGTTATGTGGAGATATGGTTGAGTGGATGTGAATACTTGTTGGTGTGAGGGTTAGGATAAGGAGTTTAGGGTATGGTAGGGTCCAGTGTGTGACTTCTTTGAAAAAGAGTCACCTTCTCCATGTGAGACTAGTTTTAGTTACTTCCCTAAATGAGAAACTCTTTGTCCCTCTTGCTCGAAAAATCACCCACAAAGTCCAAGGAATAACAAGCCTTCAAAGGATTGGGATTGGGCTCATTTTCTCAATAGCAGCTATGGTTGCTGGTGCAGTTATTGAGAAACAAAGGAGGGAAATTGCAGTTCAACAGAATCACAAAATACGTGCTTTCTGGCTAGTACTTTCTAGTGGGTGCTGGAGAAGCTTTTGTCTATGTTGGACAGCTTGAATTTTTCATCAGAGAGGCACCAGAGAGGATGAAATCCATGAGCACAGGGCTTTTCCTAAGCACCATCTCCATGGGTTTCTTTGTTAGCAGTTTGTTGGTGTCTATTGTGGAAAAAGTGACCAACAAGAGCGATTTAAATATGGGAAAGGTAGACAACTTTTACTGGCTGCTTGCAGTGCTCGGATTACTGAATTTCTTAGTTTTTCTGACCTTTGCAATGAGACACCAATACAAAGAGAAGCAGCATATCAGCACTTGTGACAATGGGGAAAAGGAGCTTAAGACTTTAAATGGTCTTACAGTTGATAAAACAGAAGAGAAGGTGAGTATTTAGGCAATGGAGGTACCCTAGCATGTATGTATGCTTTCAAGGGACCCTAGCATGTATGTATGCTTTCAAGGGACTTGTAGTACTACTTGGTCCCAGATATTGTAAAATCAATGTGTTTCATCCTCATAAATCATCACATGGTAATTGGTCATTTGATCcctattaaatattttttgatttatgAAAATGTCACATTAATGTGCGTTCTCAATGTTCATGAACATTCTTAATTAACTACCTCTGCCAATCAGGGACTCATCAAAAGAAACCATTCACTAAATTGCAGATATAAATTAAAAGGGTACTAGGTTGTAGGATTTCTCCATAGAGCAACTTCTAACCTGATAATGTTTCCAGCTGAGAATCACAagactcaaaaaaaatatagaaattaataAACAACTGGGTCCATTGATACATTAGTAAACTAGACAAAGCATCAAGATTACTGAATTGGCAACGATTCTGGAAAAACTGTCTACTTAACAACAAATCCACATATAAAAAGCTTAGAGCTGACCACTGAAAAAAATGCATAGACCCTTAAGAAGAATCACTTGCTGAAGCAGGTAGGTGATTTATGACCAATGGGGGACGTAAAGCTTGGTGGTTTGCCTCCTTTTGTTTGCGAGCCTTGTACATCTCTTCCGTCTCAATCACTATCAATCTCTTGACCTGATTGGTTTATAAAATTACTAATCAGAACAAGTATAGATACACAATTTCAAGCAAAGGATGAATTCAGTGTAATATTGAAACCTGTTGGAGCATTCCCCTGACAGTAGGAGTATTCCATCGCATGACAGTTCGGTTGCACTTGCGCAGTCGCAATGCC
The Quercus lobata isolate SW786 chromosome 10, ValleyOak3.0 Primary Assembly, whole genome shotgun sequence DNA segment above includes these coding regions:
- the LOC115962819 gene encoding uncharacterized protein LOC115962819, producing MNAFNAYKACAPIAWSPNLYITLVRGIPGTRRLHRRTLEALRLRKCNRTVMRWNTPTVRGMLQQVKRLIVIETEEMYKARKQKEANHQALRPPLVINHLPASASDSS